Proteins from one Camelina sativa cultivar DH55 chromosome 8, Cs, whole genome shotgun sequence genomic window:
- the HMA8 gene encoding copper-transporting ATPase PAA2, chloroplastic-like, with protein MASNLLRLHLLPPSSLQIPHPGNYVKRCFPKQRRLRIRRYCSRPGFLVSNSVEISTQSFESAESSIESVKSVTSDKPVLLDVSGMMCGGCVARVKSVLMSDDRVASAVVNMLTETAAVRLKSEFEVVVDVAESLAKRLTESGFEAKRRVSGMGVAENVKKWKEMVSKKEELLVKSRNRVAFAWTLVALCCGSHTSHILHSLGIHIAHGGIWDLLHNSYVKGGLAVGALLGPGRELLFDGIKAFGKRSPNMNSLVGLGSMAAFTISLISLVNPELEWDASFFEEPVMLLGFVLLGRSLEERAKLKASSDMNELLSLISTQSRLVITSSDNNNTAADSVLSSDSICVNVPVDDIRVGDSLLVLPGETFPVDGSVLAGRSVVDESMLTGESLPVFKEGGCSVSAGTINWDGPLRIKASSTGSNSTISKIVRMVEDAQGNAAPVQRLADAIAGPFVYTIMSLSAVTFAFWYYIGSHIFPDVLLNDIAGPDGDPLALSLKLAVDVLVVSCPCALGLATPTAILIGTSLGAKRGYLIRGGDVLERLASVDYVALDKTGTLTEGRPVVSGIASLRYEEQEVLKLAAAVEKTATHPIAKAIVNEAETLNLETPETRGQLTEPGFGTLAEIDGRLVAVGSLEWVSDRFLKKNDSSDMVKLESFLDTKLSSTSSTPGYSKTVVYVGREGEGIIGAIAISDCLRQDAEFTVARLQEKGIKTVLLSGDREGAVATVAKNVGIESESTNYSLSPEMKFEFIYNLQSSGHRVAMVGDGINDAPSLAQADVGIALKIEAQENAASNTASVILVRNKLSHVVDALSLAQATMSKVYQNLAWAIAYNVISIPIAAGVLLPQYDFAMTPSLSGGLMALSSIFVVSNSLLLQLHKSETNGNSL; from the exons ATGGCGAGCAATCTTCTCCGGCTTCATCTTCTACCGCCGTCGAGTCTGCAAATCCCTCATCCCGGTAATTACGTGAAGCGATGCTTTCCAAAACAGCGCCGGCTTCGTATCCGACGGTACTGTTCGAGGCCTGGTTTTTTGGTATCAAACTCGGTCGAGATTAGTACTCAATCGTTTGAATCCGCGGAATCTTCAATCGAATCTGTGAAATCTGTTACGAGCGATAAGCCTGTTTTACTCGATGTGAGTGGGATGATGTGTGGTGGCTGCGTCGCTCGGGTTAAGTCGGTTCTGATGTCTGATGACCGAGTCGCGTCTGCTGTGGTTAACATGCTGACGGAAACCGCGGCTGTGAGGCTTAAATCGGAGTTTGAGGTGGTGGTGGATGTGGCGGAGAGTTTAGCTAAGAGATTGACTGAGAGTGGCTTTGAGGCTAAGAGGAGAGTCTCGGGGATGGGAGTGGCGGAGAATGTGAAGAAGTGGAAGGAGATGGTTAGTAAGAAAGAGGAATTGCTCGTTAAGAGTAGGAATCGTGTGGCGTTTGCGTGGACACTGGTGGCTTTGTGTTGCGGGTCTCACACTTCGCATATTCTTCATTCCTTGGGAATTCATATTGCTCATG GAGGGATTTGGGATTTGCTACACAACTCTTACGTGAAAGGCGGTTTGGCAGTTGGAGCTTTGTTGGGACCAGGaagag AATTGCTGTTTGATGGTATAAAGGCTTTTGGGAAAAGATCACCTAATATGAATTCGTTAGTTGGATTGGGATCTATGGCTGCGTTTACCATCAGCTTG ATCTCATTAGTTAATCCAGAACTGGAGTGGGATGCTTCCTTCTTCGAGGAACCG GTCATGCTGCTTGGCTTTGTGCTCCTTGGTCGTTCTTTGGAAGAAAGAGCAAAGCTTAAAGCATCTAGCGATATGAATGAACTGTTG TCACTCATCTCCACTCAATCAAGACTTGTGATAACTTCATCAGATAATAATAACACAGCAGCTGATTCTGTACTTTCCTCTGATTCAATTTGCGTCAATGTCCCAGTTGATGATATCCGAGTTGGAGACTCACTGTTGGTTTTGCCTGGTGAAACATTTCCTGTCGAT GGGAGTGTCCTAGCTGGAAGAAGTGTTGTGGATGAATCTATGCTGACAGGAGAGTCACTTCCCGTGTTTAAAGAAGGAGGCTGCTCTGTTTCAGCGGGAACAATAAACTGG GATGGCCCTCTACGGATCAAAGCTTCTTCTACTGGTTCCAACTCAACGATATCTAAAATCGTCAGAATG GTTGAGGATGCACAAGGTAATGCAGCTCCTGTACAGAGGCTGGCAGATGCGATAGCTGGACCTTTCGTCTATACTATAATGTCTTTATCTGCAGTGACGTTTGCCTTCTG GTATTACATTGGTTCACACATATTCCCAGATGTTTTACTCAATGATATTGCTGGACCTGATGGAGATCCTCTGGCCTTAAGCCTAAAACTGGCCGTGGATGTCTTG GTAGTATCCTGTCCCTGTGCACTGGGCCTGGCAACACCAACTGCCATATTAATTGGCACCTCTCTTG GTGCAAAGCGGGGATATCTTATCAGAGGAGGAGATGTCTTAGAACGTCTGGCTTCCGTAGATTATGTGGCTTTAGACAAG ACAGGGACTCTTACTGAAGGAAGACCTGTCGTCTCTGGTATTGCTTCTCTAAGGTACGAAGAACAAGAAGTTCTTAAATTGGCTGCTGCAGTGGAAAAGACAGCAACACACCCAATAGCAAAGGCTATTGTAAACGAGGCTGAAACGTTGAATCTGGAAACTCCAGAAACAAGAGGCCAATTGACAGAACCAGGCTTTGGTACTTTGGCTGAAATAGATGGACGTTTGGTTGCAGTGGGTTCACTTGAGTGGGTTTCTGATCGTTTCCTCAAAAAGAACGACTCCTCGGACATGGTGAAGCTGGAAAGTTTTTTGGATACTAAATTATCAAGCACATCATCAACGCCTGGGTACTCGAAGACTGTGGTATATGTTGGCCGCGAAGGAGAAGGAATCATCGGTGCTATTGCAATATCCGATTGCTTGCGCCAAGATGCTGAATTTACTGTAGCCAG GCTTCAGGAGAAGGGCATCAAAACAGTTCTCTTATCAGGGGATAGGGAAGGAGCAGTGGCAACAGTGGCAAAGAATGTAGGGATCGAGAGTGAATCAACCAACTATTCCTTGTCTCCTGAAATGAAATTCGAGTTTATATATAACCTTCAATCCTCTGGACATCGTGTTGCTATG GTTGGCGATGGCATAAACGATGCTCCTTCATTGGCTCAAGCTGATGTAGGAATAGCTCTAAAGATCGAGGCACAAGAAAACGCTGCATCAAACACAGCATCAGTCATACTTGTCCGCAACAAACTTTCTCAT GTTGTGGATGCACTGAGTCTTGCACAAGCAACAATGTCGAAAGTATATCAGAATCTAGCATGGGCAATTGCGTATAACGTCATCTCGATCCCTATAGCTGCAGGAGTCTTGCTTCCTCAGTATGATTTCGCCATGACACCTTCCCTCTCAG GTGGGCTTATGGCATTGAGCTCGATCTTCGTCGTTTCAAATTCGTTACTTCTCCAGCTCCATAAATCCGAAACAAATGGAAACAGCTTGTGA
- the LOC104706481 gene encoding uncharacterized protein LOC104706481 codes for MDNRVESSYVFNISGDNSDESPAIPSLLSPSDSSSSPCSSASSSSIGMNSDDDGEKSSEDGGDDAGDNEVESPYKGSLEMMESLEQVLPVRKGISKYYNGKSKSFTNLKEEASSALTSSLSMKDLVAKPENPYSRRRRNLLCHQIWENNNNSKTTPRGGISKKHVMSSSRSALTLAMAVAAGVMTGGEGSSSGSGVDSSPGSSPTTSGGSPPRQRHHHHQMVKLPPLYPRSQGSFSNLTSSQSSLGFYAWRSYSVADFPRCFPATASGIGFNDS; via the exons ATGGATAACAGAGTTGAATCATCTTATGTGTTTAATATCTCCGGCGATAATTCCGACGAATCTCCGGCGATACCTAGTTTGTTATCTCcgtctgattcttcttcttctccttgttcctctgcttcttcttcttccattggtATGAACAGCGACGACGACGGTGAGAAGTCGTCGGAAGACGGTGGAGATGACGCCGGAGATAACGAAGTGGAGTCTCCTTACAAAGGGTCTCTTGAAATGATGGAATCTCTCGAACAAGTCTTACCTGTTAG GAAAGGGATATCGAAGTATTACAACGGGAAGTCAAAGTCTTTCACGAATCTAAAGGAGGAGGCGTCGTCGGCGTTGACTTCTTCTTTGTCGATGAAAGATTTAGTAGCGAAGCCGGAGAATCCTTACagtcggaggaggaggaatctTCTCTGCCATCAGATTTgggagaacaacaacaacagcaagacCACTCCACGTGGCGGGATCTCTAAGAAACATGTCATGAGTTCGAGTAGGAGCGCGTTGACGCTCGCCATGGCGGTTGCTGCTGGGGTGATGACCGGCGGAGAGGGATCTTCTTCCGGATCCGGTGTAGACTCGTCGCCGGGATCGAGTCCGACGACATCTGGAGGATCTCCTCCTAGGCagagacatcatcatcatcagatggTTAAGCTTCCTCCGTTGTATCCTAGGAGTCAAGGGTCTTTCAGTAATTTGACTTCGTCTCAGTCGTCGTTGGGTTTTTATGCTTGGAGATCGTATTCGGTGGCTGATTTCCCGAGGTGTTTTCCGGCGACGGCGAGTGGGATTGGGTTTAATGACTCTTAG